The genomic DNA CAGCCAGGTATTCGCCGTGTGTGGATCGTTATCGGGAATAATGTACTGGGCTTCTTCATCGACCTTGTCGTGTTCATCTTCAATTTCACCGACAATTTCTTCCAGAATATCTTCTAAAGTGACCAGACCTGAAGTGGTGCCATATTCATCAATCACTACTGCAATATGGGTCTGGGTGTTTTTCAACATCCGCATAACCTGATCGGAACGCGCACTTTCCGGTACAAACAGCGGTTGGCGCATGAGTGCGCGGATATCTACTTTAGAGGTGGGTTCGGTCAAAAAAGGCAGCAGGTCTTTGGCCAATAAAATGCCGACCACATTATCCGGTTGATCAGATGAAAAAACAGGAAAACGTGAATGTGCAGATTCCACCAGAACATGCAGAATATCGAGCAGCTGATCATCTTCTTGCAAGCTGATCATGGCGGTTCGTGGGGTCATGACCTCGCGAATTTTGGTTGCCGGAAGGTCAAGTACGCCTTCAAGCATGGCAACAGTATCGGGTTCTAAAAAACGACGTGAATCTTGTACTAATTTTAACAGTTCGTCGCGAGTTTCGGGTGCTGTACCCAGCCATTTGCGTAAGCCGCGCATGCCCCACGACGGGCCTGATTCCTCGTGCATGATCTTTCCTAAAGACGCTTAATATCTAAAAAATGTAATTTTAATCATACCGTAGAAAATACAGTTGTCTATCGCTAATCTTCATCTAAATCACAGGCAATTGAGTCAGAAAACCAGGCTATCTCCTTCATTTTCCTGTATATCACCGGACCTGTATGTTTATGCTAAAATAACCGCAGCTTTTAAACCTGAGTTTTCTGATGTCTGAACCCTCTGTTACGCCAAGCATTCAATTAAATACCCGTGGACTACGTTGCCCGGAACCGGTGATGATGCTGCATCAGGCCATTCGTAAATCCAAGTCTGGCGATGTGGTGGAAGTATTCGCAACGGATAATTCAACTTCTTGGGATATTCCAAAATTCTGTATGCATTTGGGACATGAGCTGTTATTACAAGAAGAACGTTTAGATGAAAATGGCAATAAAGAGTTTCATTATCTGGTACAGAAGGGTTAATGATTTTTTATTTAAAACACGTGATTAGAGATGTGTGATTGAAAGATTGATTCATCACTTACGACTTAAATTTTAAGTTGTTTTAATCTCTCAAAAATAAACCCGCTTTTTAGCGGGTTTATTTTTATCTTATATGAGGATTACATATTCGGGTAATTAGGACCACCGCCACCTTCTGGTGTTACCCAAGTGATGTTCTGTGAAGGATCCTTGATGTCGCAGGTCTTGCAGTGTACACAGTTGGCTGCATTGATCTGGAAGCGTTTAGAACCGTCATCATTTTCCATGATTTCGTATACACCCGCAGGGCAGTAGCGCTGCGCCGGTTCATCCCATTTTGGCAGGTTCACATTCACTGGAATTGAAGCATCGGTCAGTTTTAGGTGAGCAGGCTGGTTTTCTTCATGCACAGTGTTGGATACAAACACCGAAGACAAACGGTCAAAGGTCAACTTGCCATCCGGTTTTGGATAGTTCGGCTTAAAGTTCACCGCATCCACGGTTTTCAAGGCACTGAAGTCTGTTACCAGGTCGTGCAGGGTAAACGGTACTTTAAATACGTTCTGGTCGATAAAGTTAAACGCACCACCGATCCACTGGCCAAACTTGTGCATCGCGGGGCCAAAGTTACGCGAGTTATACAGCTCTTCTTTTAGCCAGCTGTTGTTGAACTTGTCGGTATAAGCCGTGAGTTCTTTGGCAAATAAGTCTTCACCTTCAGTCACACGCGCAACCGCCAGATCACCACCTTTTGCTACACCGGCAGCAATTGCTTCAAACACTGCTTCACCGCAGAGCATGCCGGATTTCATCGCGGTATGTGAGCCCTTGATTTTGGCAAAGTTCAGGAAGCCGGCATCGTCACCAATCAGCGATCCGCCCGGGAAGGTAAATTTCGGTAGCGAGTTAAAGCCGCCTTTGGTCACGGCACGCGCGCCATAAGAAATACGTTTGCCACCTTCCAGATACTGCTTGATCAGCGGATGGGTTTTCCAGCGCTGCATTTCCATAAAAGGATACATATGCGGGTTGGTATAGGATAGATCGACAATCATGCCTAAAGTCACCTGATTGTTTTCCGCATGATACAACCACCAGCCGCCTGAAGAGCCTGTTTCAGACAATGGCCAGCCTGCACCGTGCATCACCAGACCTGGCTTGTGTTTCGCAGGGTCGATTTCCCACAGCTCTTTGATCCCGATACCATAATGTTGTGGATCTGAATCTTTATCGAGGTTGTATTTGGCAATTAAACGCTTGCCGAGGTGGCCACGACAGCCTTCAGCAAACAGGGTGTATTTGGCATGCAGTTCATAGCCCGGAGTAAAGTTATGTGTCGGTTCGCCATCCTTGCCAATGCCCATGTCACCGGTTTGAATGCCTTTCACCGAACCATCTGCATGGTACAGAATTTCAGCAGCGGCAAAACCCGGGAAGATCGATACTTCCAGCTCTTCCGCTTTTTGACCCAACCAGCGCACCACGTTGCCGAGCGAGATAACATAGTTGCCATCGTTATGCATGGTTTTAGGCACCATCCAGTGTGGCGCTTCTTGTGATTTTTCATCCGAGAGCAGGAAATAGGTCTTGTCTTCGGTCACTGGAACATTTAAAGGTGCACCTTCTTCCTTCCAGTTCGGGAACAGCTCATTCATGGCACGTGGTTCCAGTATCGCACCGGACAAGATGTGCGCACCGACTTCAGAGCCTTTTTCCACCACACAAACCGACAGATCGTTCAGGTTGTTTTCAATTGCAAGTTGACGGATCTTGATCGCTGCAGAAAGACCGGCCGGTCCTGCACCTACGATGACGACGTCAAACTCCATCGATTCACGTTCGATGTGTTCCATGTAGGATTCCTCATATCATTAGAAGGTGGCGACCGTCATTATTCCGGTGCTGCCATGAGTGTTCTGTATGCCCAGACACAATTTTAGTATCGTGCCTTTTATATTGTGGGCTAGTATAGTTTTAAACCTTGATCTAGCCAATTGGCTGAATCATATTATTTTTCCGTCAGCAGGGTCTTTAGTCATGATTAATCAAAATAATTCACCAAATTCGACGAAAAAAGTAGCTATTGGCGATGATAAAAATTTAAAAGGCATTGCACAATACTTAAAAGATGCACAGGCCGGTCACAAAAGGTCAATCCCACCTCTGGATCAATTCAACCCAAAGCATTGTGGGGCAATGGATTTAAAGGTAAAAGCCAATGGAGAATGGTGGCACGAAGGTCAATTGATCAAACGACAAGCCCTGATTGACTTGTTCTCAACCGTGCTCTGGAAAGAACAGGGCAAAGTCTACTTAAAAACCCCGGTTGAGCAGGTTGAGATTGAGGTGGAAGATGAGCCTTTATTTGTCAATCAGGTCGACCAGATCGAGATTGATGGAAAGACCTATATTCAATTCACCACGACCACCCAGGATATAGTGATTGTCGATCAGGAGCATGCAGTTTTTATGCGTGAATATGAAAGTGAATTACGTCCTTATGTACACGTGCGTTTCGGGATTAACGCCTTAATTCAACGCTCTGCTTTTTTTCATTTAATTGAAATGGGAGAGCTGCTTGAAAATGACAAAAATGAAACCATTTTAAGCTTACAAAGTGGCGATTTTTACTTGCAATTAGGCACCTGAGGTTTAAGCTTTGATTTTCCGATTTCTTGAACTGCTGAAAGTGAAACCATGACAGCCATTCATCCTGTTTATCCTTTAATCGATCCAATGCCCAAGGCACAAGCTGATGCACCCATCGGGATTTTTGATTCTGGA from Acinetobacter sp. CS-2 includes the following:
- a CDS encoding DUF1285 domain-containing protein, which codes for MINQNNSPNSTKKVAIGDDKNLKGIAQYLKDAQAGHKRSIPPLDQFNPKHCGAMDLKVKANGEWWHEGQLIKRQALIDLFSTVLWKEQGKVYLKTPVEQVEIEVEDEPLFVNQVDQIEIDGKTYIQFTTTTQDIVIVDQEHAVFMREYESELRPYVHVRFGINALIQRSAFFHLIEMGELLENDKNETILSLQSGDFYLQLGT
- a CDS encoding electron transfer flavoprotein-ubiquinone oxidoreductase; its protein translation is MEHIERESMEFDVVIVGAGPAGLSAAIKIRQLAIENNLNDLSVCVVEKGSEVGAHILSGAILEPRAMNELFPNWKEEGAPLNVPVTEDKTYFLLSDEKSQEAPHWMVPKTMHNDGNYVISLGNVVRWLGQKAEELEVSIFPGFAAAEILYHADGSVKGIQTGDMGIGKDGEPTHNFTPGYELHAKYTLFAEGCRGHLGKRLIAKYNLDKDSDPQHYGIGIKELWEIDPAKHKPGLVMHGAGWPLSETGSSGGWWLYHAENNQVTLGMIVDLSYTNPHMYPFMEMQRWKTHPLIKQYLEGGKRISYGARAVTKGGFNSLPKFTFPGGSLIGDDAGFLNFAKIKGSHTAMKSGMLCGEAVFEAIAAGVAKGGDLAVARVTEGEDLFAKELTAYTDKFNNSWLKEELYNSRNFGPAMHKFGQWIGGAFNFIDQNVFKVPFTLHDLVTDFSALKTVDAVNFKPNYPKPDGKLTFDRLSSVFVSNTVHEENQPAHLKLTDASIPVNVNLPKWDEPAQRYCPAGVYEIMENDDGSKRFQINAANCVHCKTCDIKDPSQNITWVTPEGGGGPNYPNM
- the tusA gene encoding sulfurtransferase TusA translates to MSEPSVTPSIQLNTRGLRCPEPVMMLHQAIRKSKSGDVVEVFATDNSTSWDIPKFCMHLGHELLLQEERLDENGNKEFHYLVQKG
- a CDS encoding HlyC/CorC family transporter; translation: MHEESGPSWGMRGLRKWLGTAPETRDELLKLVQDSRRFLEPDTVAMLEGVLDLPATKIREVMTPRTAMISLQEDDQLLDILHVLVESAHSRFPVFSSDQPDNVVGILLAKDLLPFLTEPTSKVDIRALMRQPLFVPESARSDQVMRMLKNTQTHIAVVIDEYGTTSGLVTLEDILEEIVGEIEDEHDKVDEEAQYIIPDNDPHTANTWLVQALTPIEHFNNVLDADFSDDEVETVGGLLLQEMGLVSDLQGQVIELENWEFTILEADARTIHLIRAVRK